A single genomic interval of Helianthus annuus cultivar XRQ/B chromosome 13, HanXRQr2.0-SUNRISE, whole genome shotgun sequence harbors:
- the LOC118485935 gene encoding protein SICKLE-like, with translation MEESTERRERLKVMRMEASQEDATYNNDHSAVSLSNPLLESTTNSETKAQTTSQSFNYYTNPLAAYYGNKHRSQVSPQLSQNFSSTHPRLQTNETFPSPFLQPHINHSPNAQMQQPQGSYASSNHAYSSNPPQSSSLTNPSWRSNSPHPRGYSAPQGVGFPSPQTHFTSGSGQGSYPSLGSSLYFTNSPGPNFKNSSHFANSPGHGPGRGYLSPGPNFRNSPNHGSGQGGYPSSGPSSGRGRGGGPG, from the exons ATGGAAGAGTCAACTGAGAGAAGAGAAAGACTAAAAGTTATGCGAATGGAAGCTTCACAGGAGGATGCAACTTATAATAATGACCATTCAGCTGTTAGTCTCTCAAACCCGTTACTTGAATCCACAACTAACTCTGAAACTAAGGCGCAGACAACTTCTCAAAGCTTTAACTATTACACCAACCCATTGGCTGCGTATTATGGGAACAAGCACAGGAGCCAGGTCAGTCCTCAGCTATCACAGAATTTTTCATCCACTCATCCAC GTTTGCAGACCAATGAAACGTTTCCCTCACCTTTCCTTCAACCCCATATAAACCACTCGCCAAATGCACAAATGCAACAGCCACAGGGATCCTATGCAAGTTCTAATCATGCTTATTCATCTAACCCACCACAAAGTAGCTCTTTAACCAACCCGAGTTGGAGGAGCAATAGTCCTCACCCTAGAGGTTACTCTGCCCCACAAGGTGTCGGTTTTCCTAGCCCGCAAACCCACTTCACCAGTGGTTCAGGACAAGGCAGCTACCCTAGTCTTGGCTCTAGTCTGTATTTCACCAACAGCCCTGGACCCAACTTCAAGAATAGTTCCCATTTTGCCAACAGCCCAGGTCATGGTCCAGGACGCGGCTACCTTAGTCCTGGACCCAACTTCAGGAATAGCCCCAACCATGGCTCGGGTCAAGGAGGGTACCCTAGCTCAGGTCCAAGTTCCGGGAGAGGGAGAGGCGGTGGGCCTGGATAG